The Primulina huaijiensis isolate GDHJ02 chromosome 6, ASM1229523v2, whole genome shotgun sequence genomic sequence GGAGGATTGTCCAACCCATAGTTTAGCTACCCATTACAAAAACTCAACCATTAAACATATGCAATCAGATCAAGAAATATATAGCCAGATAAATATCTTCAAAAGATCAAATTACCTTGTCGAAATTTACCCTCCGAATCCGAGACACACGACGAGCTTCCCGATCCCGGGGAAGCCACTTTAGCCATAGCCACATCAGTTCCACTTCCACAAATGGCTCGTCTGGCCGCCCTAGAAATCGAACCAAAACTTTTGACTGCCGATTCGGCTTCCGAGCTCAAACTTCCACCACCGCCACCATAAATTCCACCTACTTCTTTATCACCCCTTAAATTCCTCTGCTTCTCAGACCTCCTCCTCTTAGCCTCCATCCTTCTCAATGTCTGCAATCCCTTCCTCTTCCTCCACTCTTCCTCAGTCTCCACAGGCAATGAAGACGTCCTCACCAGACCCGTAATTGGTGTCGATTTCACATTATCACTATCATCTCTAACAACATGTGAACACACTGCTATTGAAGAAGACCGCACCAAGTTCTTGCAACTCTTGTCCACTCCAAatctccccccccccccccccccccccccccccccccacccaaaaccccaaacccccccccccacc encodes the following:
- the LOC140979127 gene encoding ninja-family protein AFP3-like; protein product: GRFGVDKSCKNLVRSSSIAVCSHVVRDDSDNVKSTPITGLVRTSSLPVETEEEWRKRKGLQTLRRMEAKRRRSEKQRNLRGDKEVGGIYGGGGGSLSSEAESAVKSFGSISRAARRAICGSGTDVAMAKVASPGSGSSSCVSDSEGKFRQGSSDEPSPTTSTGPLKVHNQDACSSGSKSQENTSKTTGSDISASPSKKSDTSRTGGRKVGTNAIEEMPCVFTVGDGPNGRRVDGILYEYGKGEVRIMCICCGKFRSPAEFVGHAGGTDLDHPLKHIVVNSYASPLL